A region of the Mus musculus strain C57BL/6J chromosome X, GRCm38.p6 C57BL/6J genome:
CCAACAAAGTACATAGTATACCCAGCCGCTGCATGTAGTATCCACTCGTGTCATTCAGCATACCACAGTAGTACAACCCAATGGCATGCCAGCAACACGAGTGGGTACTACATACAGaaaactgtcacacacacacacacacacacaccagaaatatTGAGTCAGCTGAAAACATAGACACTGCCATATTCATCCCCATGAAGAAGGGCAGAGAATTCAGCAGGGTACTGTGGGGAACATTGTGCTTAGTATGCACAATGATAAAAAGGAATGTCTGTGTTTTAAATTAGCTTCTTATGTTTCTCGTAGAGAGACAGAGCTTTGGTTATGTCTGAAAATATAGATGCACTGTAGCTTGTTTTGAGGGCATCCACCTGGTGACCTGTCCTCTGTGACTAGCTGGAGTAAAGCTAAAAAGGCCTGACTATGTAGTCTGTGAGCCTCTTCTGCCATCTTCTCCTATACCCGAAGACACTCAGCACCAAGTGAATGTGGTGAATCGAAAGTACCAGGCAGTACTGGAGTGTACTCACTTGTCAGGATCTACTGAgggaaatatttagaatgtataaTCTGAGTACGTATAAAACAAATCAGGAAGTTCTTTTTGCTTAGATAGGCCCAATTTTAATCTCTGACAGTATTTCTGTTCAGTGTGGGCCAGACAGCAAGGCATGAGGACCCTCTAGGTTCTGTCAAATGTGGGCGTGCCTCTTTTGGTTGACCCCATTACAATTCTGAGAACTTTGGTTGGAAGGGGATTCCTGACTTGTCTCTGGTATTTGGATCAGGACTTCCAAATTGGTGTGATAGTCACAGCACCTAACATCGAGCCTTTAGAAACCCTATTTTTGTAGTAATGCTTTCTATAATTCTTTTTTAgcagtttattattttttaaaactgaaattgCTCATGTAGTTCCCTACACGAGCTGGGcattggtggcatatgcctttagttccagcacttgggaggcagaagcaggtggatttctgagtctacagagtgagttcgaggacaaccagggctacacagagaaaacctgtcttgaaaaaaaaaagctatatagCAAATACAGTGTGGGACAATATTAATCACCACTAGTCATAAATGGAATCACTATGTAGAATCAGGTATGGTTTCCTAGGAATGACAGCTGGTGTCTCCTCCTGCATGTTTTACCCAaaccacaaacatgcacacagccCACTAAATGGCACAGCTAAGGATGAAAATACCTGTGAGAAAACACACCTGATAGACTCAGTTCAGTTTCTCAACTACagttctttattagatattttacattaattaCATGTGTGAGCATGACACAACAActgagcatgtggaggtcagaggagaacttgGGAGACTCTATCTGTGGGGCCCAGGGACTAAAACCAGGTCCTCAGGAATGTTATCATgtctctttacccactgagcaatctcatgATTTGGTGTCACTTTGCAATAAATCAGGATGGTTATTATGACCTTATTACGAAGCAAGGGAAATCTCCTTTTGAGATATTGACCAGATTGGGTCAAAGAAACTCTCTAGGCAATTATAGGATACCGCTGTTGCCCTTGGTGTCTCCCAGAAATTGCTGCAGACGCTATACAGCTCAAGCACAGAGCAGGAATCAGGCTGGAACTAACCTGACCTGAAAGCCTCTTCCCTGAGGAATAGCTTTCATGACGTCAAATGATGCTGTAGCTGCCAAAGGAGAACAGGACTCAGTAGTCAGATTCAGTTATAAATCCTACAAACCACACCAATGTCTACCACAGAAAGATAAGCCAACAGTGCAATAGTGGCATTCCTATCTTGGGAGTAACCACAAGTTTCTAATTGAACATGAGATCCATTCAATAGGAGGAAATTTGTGCCTGTATTACATTAGCCATATCTGAAGAGGTCACAGGccctagaggagaacctactattCCAATATTCCTAAActtgtttattaattaatttatttatttatttattaatgtgtgtgtgtgttgcatctcTCCAGAAGAAAAACCTATTACACGATAGCATGCATGTACACGTataccatggtgtgtgtgtgtgacagtcagaggacaacttgctgagAGTTGCTTGTCTCCTTCCAGCATTGGGCCCAGGAGATTGGACTCAAGTCTCTCTTTACTCACTGAGCAGTATTTCAGACCCAATCCTTCTAGCTTTGGCATAGTTTCTGAGATCTGTCAGGTCATCAGGCACTGGTAACACGTACTTTACCCGTAGAGCTACCTACCTAGCTCTAAAacgagatacttttttttttcagaaatagtcTTTGTTATTATCCTGCTCAGACTCCAGTTCTGCAAGTCTGTAATCTTTGGCTACAGTACATCTCACCAGGTTGCAAGAACCTCCTATGATGAAACAAAAATTATCGCATTTGATATTTTAGAATCTCTTAATAATGAAACCCTTCCTAGTGTGAAAACCAGGGTTTGTTTTTCCTATCAAAGTTAGTTAGCCTGATATGGACCCCTATTTCCTGAACCCTCCACCCCTTTTACCTTTGTAGTGATTAACCAATCTGCTCAAATTCTAATCAGAGATGAAAGACAGGGTCCATCTTGGCCAAGCGTTCTCATTGGCCTGTTTTGGATTCcagcacacacacttaaaaaacagAAACTCTCCTGTCAATATACTTTTACTTTGCCCCTCACTCAACCCTAAGCAAAAAGTTCTCCACCACTGAAGACCCAAGTGATAACTCTGAAATTCTCTGATTAGAAAACTACCTAGTgtacatatttctttctttctttctttctttctttctttctttctttctttctttctttctttcttttgtttttaaagattttatctattttatgtaagtacactgttgctgtcttcagacatgccagaagagggcatcagattccattacatatggttgggagccaccatgtggttgctgggaattgaactcaggacctctgaaagagcagccagtgctcttaactgctgagccatctctccagcccctgtgtatGTACTTCTTTAACGTTTGTGTAAAGTGTTCTGTTCTAGAGAGTTATTCTAATGCTCTCTCGATTTGAAGTTTAAACCTTCCCTGAAACACAAAGAGGGCAGGACCCCCACGCTACCTTGGCACTTTTGTCTGTGACATTCTAGACAGGGGAGACATTCTCACAGTGATCATTGGGGCTTCTTTGTCAGTGGATCTTACTAAGGAAGATCCTTTCAATTCTGCTCCTGTGCCTCGATGGACCAAGCTCACTGTGCTTTTAGTGTCTTTAAAAGACATAGGGAGCAGAAGCCCCTAACCCATAATGTCAACTTAATTCCAGCATGGAGAACACTGGGCAGTGAAACTGGAAGATGGGGCCATGAGATGTTCCCCAAGTTTAACACAATGTTCTTTTTGAATTATTATCCCTGCCCTATTCTCCGCCTCCAAATAACCTTAAATATCCATTGTTAGTCTTCCTCAGTGGCCTCTCTTGGGATGCGGGGAGACGCCTGAATTCAGGTCCAGCTCAGGCCTCCTTTCTGGAAAATATCCTAAAGTCAGCATCTCGTTTGAAGCACTCCTTTTGTCAGGCTTCCTAATGGCAACTACGTGCCTCCGTGGGATGGATTCGCCTCTTCACGCCCACACagacccaaccccccccccacttccgtGCCTAAGTTTAGCCACACCCAGGAGCTAGTTAGGTGAATAGTGTGGGACATGCGCAGGATTTTAGCCCGTGAACTAGGAGGTGCTCCAGAGTAGGCTCCATCTGCAAAGCTCTAGCAATGGAGAGCAAATACTTCTACTTCGACCTCGATTATTATGGGGTAAGCTTCTATGAGGAAGTAATAATGACTGAATCTCAGCAGAGGGCTGCGGCCAGGGCAGCCCAATGTCGCTTTGGAAGAGGTGTAAGAGACCTGCACGAGCTGGGCCAGGACGACCACCCGACCTTTAAATACACGCAAACCTACAGCTCtgaaacaagaaaggaaactcAAGCCCGTCCCAAAGAGCCCGAGAAAGCAGCGGGAGCAGTTTCTCGTCGCTCCAACAGCAAGAAGTACACCAATGCCCAAATGTGTGAACTAGAGAAGGCTTTCCAAGAGACCCAGTATCCTGATGCACACCAAAGGTGAGTACATGCTGTTTTTCAGAATCTATTGTTTTCCGCGACTCTGGGCTCCTTTACTCTGTCCTGGTGCCTACTTCttcatttaaacaaacaaacaaacaaaaccagacaaacagAAACGCATCCTGAGTATTGAACTCAAAAGCCCTAGAAATAGTAGGCTAAGTCTCTTTCCCTAAGAGACTTAAATCCCGCGTCCACTATACATTATAACTTAATACAGACCGTGCATTAACAAAGGTGGGTTTGCTTACCGTCTAGCCCCAACCAGTGCTCGAACTTAGGAATTTGAAGTCCTGTCGCAGCCTCCTTAGCAGGTCAGATTCGTTCGGTGCTTCACTTAGCCTGCTTCCCTTCTTGGCTCCGAAACTACGAGATCTTCAGCTGAATTTATGATGTGGGTGAGGAACTAGGGCCGCTGAGGCCAAAAGTTGAACTCTTCATGCACTTTGGacaaagaaacaatctttcacaATGCCCGAGGTGATGGGTTTCTGTCACTTTATCCCCCAGCGATGCTTTTCTTTCACTTTATGTGgtcttagaagaaaaacaaacaaacaaacacaaaatcccCTGTCTAAGCCAAGTCTAAAGTGCAGAGCATGCAGTGGTTTCCAAAAGTTTGGAGAAAGTTTTTTCAGAGTATCTTATGCTGCTAAAACAAAACCTTGTGCTTAATAAACCTTTgtccagcgccccccccccccagccctactgcctattttgttttttttgtcctGAGGCGCTGCCAGAGGCAGGAAAGTCTGCCGAGCTTCCCCCTTGCAGACTACCCTGTTGATCTTACTAGTGTCTtccgtgcttgtgtgtgtgttcctacatGGGGTAGACTAGGTGCTTTCTCGAAGCTGAATGTCTCAAAGGCATtgtacatctatctatctaagccACTTACTTTTCTCACCACACATAAAGGGATAGCTGAGTGAGTTTGGTCTGTGTCCCATCTGCTTTCAACTCTTTAACTACAAGTTTTAAGTCTTGTGTGGTATATACCAAGACTCTGAATTGCTGGCTCTATCAATTCTATGTTTCTTACTTTGAGCAACCAGTAACTCTGTTCCCTCCtggttaaagaaaaacaaagtaccACCCGTAAGAAGTGAGGGAGGCTAGACGCCTGGGCACCATCACAGTGAACATGGAAACATTGTCAGATATATTGTATCAAAAAGGAAGTGGGagcttgaagagatggctcatggggTAAAAGTACATTAAACACTAGCCTGAAGATCTGTTTGTTATCAGGACCCAATTAGAAAAGCAGAAGCAATGCTGAGTATCTAAATTCCATCAGTCCTGCAGGCAGGTGGTAGGCACTGGGCTTTTTGGGCAGCAGATCACCCTGCGTGAGTCCATCTGGATATCCAATGTCCTCTGCCCTTGGCTGTGACATTTGCAGTTCTTGAGGTTTCCTGGGATATAATAGTAGGGAATCCAGAAAATAGCTTAGGCAAATTGTATGTTAGTGAAGCTGAAATCAATATAAATGCTCTAAAGAAAATGATGGAAAGTTGGAAGGCATTTCTAAGGAACAATGAACTTGAAAAACTGAAAACACTGTTGGACGTGAAATGCCATTTTTCAGTGTATAGGCATGCTCTTGTGCATGGACGGAAATGGTTGGTGTGAGTTCCTTCATGTGCGTGCCTAAAGGGCGCAGAGATTGAGGACAACTTGAGGTATCCCTCTTTAGATGCGAACCACATTCTTTTCTATttgtattgaaaatagattcttctctcaaacattcatcctgaccacagtttgcCCTCCCTCCAACCCTCTTAGCTCCCCCTACCTGCCCCAGACCCATTCAGCCTCCATCTCCTCTTCAGAAAGGAGCAGGGCTCCAAGAGACACCAGTCAAACAGGAGAATGCGTGATACAGTAAAACCAGGCAAAAGCCCTCGTATTAGGGCAGGGCATGGCAACGCAATAGGAGGAAAGGAATCCCATGAGCAGACAAAGGAGTCAGGGATATACCTACTTCCACTCTCAGGAGTCCCAGAAAAGTAACCAAGCTAATAGccataacatatacacagaggaTTTACTGTAGACCCTTGCAGGCCCTGTACTTGtgttttcagtctctgtgagcccgtATGGGCCTAGCTTAGTTGATTCACTGGGCCATGTCCTCCTGGTATCCTCCAACCCCTCTGACAGCCCGCATTATTTTTTCtcttgagccagggtttcttacAGGTCTGCTGTATTTCCTCTTCAAATTGCTGTGTGACTTTCTGGAAGTCACTTGACCACTCTGTTTTATTTCCCCCCGGTATAAGATGAGGGCATGAAGGCTTCATTCTCATCATGCCAGGCAGggatagcaaaataaaaatatggagAAATTTTACAGGTGCAATGTTCTTCCCTCCGCAATGGTGATTGCTAAcctgtgttctttttctctccacAGAAAAGCACTTGCAAAACTTATTGATGTGGACGAATGCAAGGTGAAGGTTGGTACAAGTTCTTGAGGCTACTCCATCTTAGGCTTACATTAGGACCAGCATGGTCTTGCCTTACAGTAGGAGCTCATATGTCTATAAAGGGTCACACTAATTTGTCCTTGGAAGTAGACATGCTTTTTAAATGGTAAACACCAGCTAGTGTGTCATCCCCATTTCTAGCACTAATGGAACGTGTTTGCCTAAAGGAAAACAATATGTAGGATCTAGGTATTCTCTGGGGGAAGGAAACAAAGTTAATAAATATCCAGGTCTAGCATACATAGGTATACCTATTGATGTTTGCATGTCATATACCTGCATGAGATTGACATATGTGTGACAAAAGGATCCTCTGCagagtatttattttctttaattagttATTCACTTAACAGCCATTACCTTGTCATGAAGACCCTCCCCATTTTCTCCCTCCCATCTGCCTCGAGGAAGGGAGAGCCACACCTGAGTatgaccctcccctccccccagcacaTCAAGTTGCTGCAAGAcaaggtgcatcctctcccattgaagcCAGACTAGGCAGCTCAGTTAGCTGaacagattccacagacaggcaacagctttagagaTAGGCACCCCACTCCAGATGTTGGGGAAACAACATGAagtccaagctgcacatctgcagcATGTGTTCCAGAGGGCAGTGTCTGGCCATGCTTACTTTTTGTTTACTGGTTCAGTTTCATTGGCCCTCAAGGGTCCAGGGTACTTGATTCTGTTGGCCTTCCTTTGGAGTGACTGTCTTCTTCAGGTCCTTAAGTCCTTCCCCCAACACTTTCATAAGACTCTCTTAGCTCCAGCAAATGTTGgaatgtgggtctctgcatctccccCATTGACTACTGGTTGGAGCCTCTCAGGGGGCAGGGATGGTAGGTTCCTGTCTACATGCAAAACGGTATCAtttatagtgtcagggattggttcttccCAACGGATGGGACTTAACTCAGGGCAGTCGTTGGTTGGCCATTACCCTCTgtatctgctccatctttgtccctgcacaccTTGAAGgaaagacaaattttgggttagGGTATTGTGAGTGgaatgctgtccttatcccttAACTGGGCATACTCTACACAATATTTCTCTCTGGAGTTATGTTGCAAATCAGGATGACCACGAAAAATATTTATGAGAATGAGTGAAGAAGCATTAGCAGACACCTCAGTTGTATCAAATTGCTAAATACTaggactggagaggtggttcaatggttaagaacactgagtgttcttctgaaggtcctgagttcaaatcccagcaggcacatggtagctcacaaccatctgtaattagaTCTGATGtgctcttttggtgtgtctgaagacaaggattgtgtgctcatatacataaaatagataattataaaagaaattacTAAATCCTAAAAATAAGCACATAGCTAACAGAGTTGGGGAATGAACAGGAAGCAGGGGATGATTGCCTatttaaggaagaaaattatttaagGTGAAAAAGATGTGGACTAAGAACTGGTTCTCCGTTGTAAGGTTTTAGTAAGATGGCAGACAAATGCAGCTCTGCATTTAAATTTCCCAGCTTACTACCACATGTCAATTCTGAGATATTGCCCCAAATCGCCTTCCATTATGAAGAAGGCAAGGTCTGAATGCTTTGAAAGTCTGTCTGTGGAATGATCCTGATCATGTCCAGAGTTTGGCAAACAGCTTGTTTTCTGAAGGCTTCTGCAGAAGTGGTGCTGTGTGTGCTAAGTAAATTTGTCTGATGGGTTTTGGTGGTGATAGGATGGAAACTGGAATCTCTGGTGCTGTGAGTCCATCCTGCACCCTGGGTAATACTTGAAGCCCTAAAACATTTTTGAGCACTTATAGCCTCTGCTCTGCTGTAAAGGGAGGAATATTCCATATGAAGTTGCATGATGAGCCTTCTGATCATGGTATTACCTGATCAGTATGACTAATCAGCATCTATCTTGGTCTGATTTCAGGCTTGGTTTAAATATAAGAGAGctaaatacaggagaaaacaaaaggagtTACTACTCAGCAATGCTACATCTGGAACCTCGAACAACTTTTCGGCTCAGATGAATGAAGACCCCAAGAGTAGTACCTCTGTTCCTGAGGAGCAAATAGGGTTCATTGTGTGCCAGCAACATCTTGGCAAATCCTGCTGGTCATGAAGATATTGTTTTGTCACATATAATAGCAATAAAGGAGATGTTCATccaaattttttgtttgtgtttgtcatctttctctctcacagAATGGGATAACTTTGTTCAGCTTTGTGCtaaatggaggccagaagagaggccTAATATTTGGGCAAAAAATGTCATCACTTGTCCCGCAGGATAAGAGAATATGGTGGCCACAAACCTTTTATATGCAGAAGGGACCTCCTCCTTAATTCTCCTGCAGTATCCTAGGTAAATGTCACCATCCTACCTGCATGTCAGGGATCAGTGATGTAGCCCTTCTTGGACATAGCATCCCTTCCACTTCAAGAACTTCCTggacaaaagcaatatacatagAACTAGGAAGCCATAAGGGTGAACTTGGCACTGATAGCAAGGGTAATTACATGTTGTAAGGATGAAACTTTAAACACAAATTTATACAAATGTCCAGAGTTAGCTAGTGAAGAGATGAAAGGCTATACAcagaacctggaaggaaatgggaaaaacAATAGGAGTGCAGGAAAACTTCCTGGCTGCTAATtaacagggaggaggaggatccCAGAGTAGAAGTGGAAAGGTGGCCatctgctttattttttgtaCCCGATCAACAACTTCATCACCTCTAATGGCCATTATATCTCCCTTTAGAGAGATGAgtaactgaggcatataaagtttgcaaaaccaatgggcctctctttccactgatggccgattaggccatcttctgatacatatacagctagagacacacgctctaggggtactggttagttcatattgttgttccacctatagggttggagatccccccagctccttggttactttctctagctcctccattgggggctctgtgatccatccaatatctgtctgtgagcatccacttctgtgtttgctaggccacagcacagcctcataagagacagctatat
Encoded here:
- the Rhox10 gene encoding reproductive homeobox on chromosome X, 10, yielding MESKYFYFDLDYYGVSFYEEVIMTESQQRAAARAAQCRFGRGVRDLHELGQDDHPTFKYTQTYSSETRKETQARPKEPEKAAGAVSRRSNSKKYTNAQMCELEKAFQETQYPDAHQRKALAKLIDVDECKVKAWFKYKRAKYRRKQKELLLSNATSGTSNNFSAQMNEDPKSSTSVPEEQIGFIVCQQHLGKSCWS